In Halobaculum sp. XH14, a single genomic region encodes these proteins:
- a CDS encoding CRTAC1 family protein — protein sequence MFTDRSDALANERPHRGYGVAVTPGERGPCALVTGYGPANRLLSWRDGALRDVASPAVADEGRHAIGVAAADLDADGLEELYVHNTDEYGGHTRDTDLLLDPVECPPDGDGIRWRDLYGLGINADRGNFRAGRSVAAMDRYGTGRYGIFVASYDAPSRFYELGDDGELTDMAAAVGLDMNGCGRSLLAGPIVSDSMDLFVGVERGPNRLFRNGSGHYEEVAAEVGVADAGTDARGVTMADGGLAYGTWEGPNRIFEPQGDGTFVDAAPPAFAEPTRVRTLACADFDNDGREELFVHNMGSQNRLFRREGGADDGPDGTDGEWTRIHPGPAEEPRGLGTGAAVADFDGDGTVELLLVHGELAAQPLSLYAAENDDDWLRVRPTTQYGAPARGASVTLETDEWNRTRIICAGSGYLCQMEPVAHFGLGDAAPERLTVRWPDGREATMERPAERAEHEVPHPMAPRF from the coding sequence GTGTTCACCGACCGGTCCGACGCCCTCGCGAACGAGCGCCCCCACCGCGGCTACGGGGTCGCGGTGACCCCCGGCGAACGGGGCCCCTGCGCGCTCGTCACGGGCTACGGGCCGGCGAACCGCCTCCTCTCCTGGCGCGACGGGGCGCTCCGCGACGTCGCCTCCCCCGCCGTCGCCGACGAGGGACGACACGCCATCGGCGTCGCCGCCGCCGACCTCGACGCCGACGGGCTGGAGGAGCTGTACGTCCACAACACGGACGAGTACGGCGGCCACACCCGCGACACGGACCTGCTGCTGGATCCGGTCGAGTGCCCGCCCGACGGCGACGGCATCCGCTGGCGCGACCTGTACGGGCTCGGGATCAACGCCGACCGGGGGAACTTCCGGGCCGGCCGCTCGGTCGCCGCGATGGACCGCTACGGCACCGGCCGGTACGGGATCTTCGTCGCCTCCTACGACGCCCCGTCCCGCTTCTACGAACTGGGTGACGACGGCGAGTTGACCGACATGGCCGCCGCCGTCGGGCTCGACATGAACGGCTGCGGGCGCTCGCTGCTCGCGGGTCCCATCGTCTCCGACAGCATGGACCTGTTCGTCGGCGTCGAGCGCGGCCCGAACCGGCTGTTCCGGAACGGCTCGGGTCACTACGAGGAGGTCGCCGCCGAGGTCGGCGTCGCCGACGCGGGGACGGACGCCCGGGGCGTCACGATGGCGGACGGCGGCCTCGCTTACGGCACCTGGGAGGGACCGAACCGCATCTTCGAGCCGCAGGGCGACGGCACGTTCGTCGACGCCGCGCCGCCGGCGTTCGCCGAGCCGACGCGCGTCCGGACGCTCGCCTGCGCCGACTTCGACAACGACGGCCGGGAGGAACTGTTCGTCCACAACATGGGCTCGCAGAACCGGCTGTTCCGGCGCGAGGGCGGGGCCGACGACGGCCCCGACGGCACCGACGGCGAGTGGACGCGAATCCATCCCGGCCCGGCCGAGGAACCCCGCGGGCTCGGCACCGGGGCGGCGGTCGCGGACTTCGACGGCGACGGCACCGTCGAACTGCTGCTCGTCCACGGCGAACTCGCCGCCCAGCCGCTCTCGCTGTACGCCGCCGAGAACGACGACGACTGGCTCCGGGTGCGGCCGACGACCCAGTACGGCGCGCCGGCCCGCGGCGCGTCGGTCACGCTGGAGACGGACGAGTGGAACCGGACGCGGATCATCTGTGCCGGCTCGGGGTATCTCTGCCAGATGGAGCCGGTGGCCCACTTCGGGCTCGGCGACGCGGCCCCCGAGCGCCTGACGGTGCGCTGGCCGGACGGCCGCGAGGCGACGATGGAGCGACCCGCGGAACGGGCCGAACACGAGGTTCCACACCCGATGGCTCCGAGATTCTGA
- a CDS encoding VOC family protein translates to MGDDSTGADSTDYDHADPDHAGGLHHVELYASDLDASLPFWDWLLGELGYEPKKDWESGRSWINGPTYVVLVRAGETDHPFDRRAAGLNHLAFHAGSRAQVDDLTDGVRERDDASVLYEDRHPYAGGYYALYCEDPEGVKVEIVGPE, encoded by the coding sequence ATGGGAGACGACTCGACCGGAGCAGACTCGACCGACTACGACCACGCGGACCCCGACCACGCGGGCGGGCTCCACCACGTCGAACTGTACGCCTCGGACCTCGACGCGTCGCTCCCGTTCTGGGACTGGCTGCTCGGCGAACTCGGCTACGAACCCAAGAAGGACTGGGAGAGCGGGCGCTCCTGGATCAACGGGCCGACGTACGTCGTCCTCGTGCGGGCCGGCGAGACGGACCACCCGTTCGACCGGCGGGCCGCGGGGTTGAACCACCTCGCGTTCCACGCAGGGTCGCGCGCGCAGGTGGACGACCTCACCGACGGCGTCCGGGAGCGCGACGACGCGAGCGTGCTGTACGAGGACCGGCACCCCTACGCGGGCGGCTACTACGCGCTCTACTGTGAGGACCCGGAGGGCGTGAAAGTCGAGATCGTCGGCCCGGAATGA
- a CDS encoding glycosyltransferase family 4 protein — protein MRVLDYLELESRLARAGIGTAHDQQVEALGRAAGAGADVEVIERPWSGGSLPRGLADGVRGRGLFREYDVAHCNLIGPGSVAVARHAKRNGIPLVLHCHVTSEDFRESFRGSNAVAPALRRYLRWFYSRADLVLTPSEYTKRQLDAYPVSAPIRAMSNGVDHDSVAGHADYRAEYRDRYDLEGTVVFAVGNVFERKGLTDFCEVAKAVDLEFAWFGTYDTGPQASTTVRQWVKQPPGNVTFTGWVEDKSGMFGAGDVFFFPTKEENQGIVVLEAMACGKAVVLRDIPVFREYFTDGEDCLLCSGREEFVAALDRLDDDPELRERLGENARETAAQHSLDRVGEELVSTYRDLLA, from the coding sequence GTGAGGGTCCTCGACTACCTCGAACTCGAATCCCGACTCGCCCGCGCCGGCATCGGCACGGCCCACGACCAGCAGGTCGAGGCGCTCGGTCGCGCGGCCGGGGCGGGCGCGGACGTCGAGGTCATCGAACGGCCCTGGTCCGGCGGCTCCCTCCCGCGCGGACTCGCCGACGGCGTCCGCGGACGGGGCCTCTTCCGCGAGTACGACGTCGCCCACTGCAACCTCATCGGCCCCGGGAGCGTCGCCGTCGCGCGCCACGCGAAACGGAACGGAATCCCCCTCGTGCTCCACTGCCACGTCACCAGCGAGGACTTCCGGGAGAGCTTCCGCGGGTCGAACGCCGTCGCGCCGGCGCTCCGGCGCTACCTGCGGTGGTTCTACTCACGGGCGGACCTCGTCCTCACGCCCTCCGAGTACACGAAACGCCAGCTCGACGCCTACCCCGTCTCGGCGCCGATCCGGGCGATGAGCAACGGCGTCGACCACGACTCGGTCGCCGGCCACGCCGACTACCGCGCGGAGTACCGGGACCGCTACGACCTCGAGGGGACCGTCGTCTTCGCGGTCGGCAACGTGTTCGAGCGGAAGGGGCTCACCGACTTCTGCGAGGTGGCGAAGGCGGTCGACCTGGAGTTCGCGTGGTTCGGCACGTACGACACTGGGCCCCAGGCGTCCACGACGGTCAGGCAGTGGGTGAAGCAGCCCCCGGGGAACGTCACGTTCACCGGCTGGGTCGAGGACAAGTCGGGAATGTTCGGCGCGGGCGACGTGTTCTTCTTCCCGACGAAGGAGGAGAACCAGGGCATCGTCGTCCTGGAGGCGATGGCGTGCGGGAAGGCCGTCGTCCTGCGCGACATCCCGGTGTTCCGCGAGTACTTCACCGACGGCGAGGACTGCCTGCTTTGCTCCGGGCGCGAGGAGTTCGTCGCGGCGCTCGACCGCCTCGACGACGACCCGGAGCTACGCGAGCGACTCGGCGAGAACGCACGCGAAACCGCGGCCCAGCACAGCCTCGACCGCGTCGGCGAGGAACTCGTCTCGACGTACCGGGACCTGCTGGCCTGA
- a CDS encoding DUF1918 domain-containing protein, whose translation MSEFEKDDTVVLEDEHSEFDGETGTVTQVMETMFGDATYTVSFEEGQEQGVPADQLSAAEADAEDDEE comes from the coding sequence ATGAGTGAGTTCGAGAAGGACGACACCGTCGTCCTCGAGGACGAGCACAGCGAGTTCGACGGCGAGACCGGCACGGTCACGCAGGTCATGGAGACGATGTTCGGCGACGCGACCTACACGGTCTCGTTCGAGGAGGGCCAGGAGCAGGGCGTCCCCGCCGACCAGCTCTCCGCGGCCGAGGCCGACGCCGAGGACGACGAGGAGTAA
- a CDS encoding mechanosensitive ion channel family protein — protein sequence MSGALFQTTVGPAQASDPSVPVAEFLAQFMPATLAQPLAAALTFLVVLVAFWLVGRLFVIPLVDRMLDRRGLQPHARRPLRKLVTAIVIFTGISVAFGFAGYGNFLQSLATIAAAATLAIGLALQDVIRNFVAGVFIYTDRPFRIGDWIEWGGSNSGIVEDISFRVTRIRTFDNELLTVPNAVLTSDVIKNPVAKETLRLKVDFGIGYDDDIERATEIIVEEAEHHPGILADPEPSVRLSELADSFVSLRSRVWIENPSRADFVKTRAEYVKRVKERFDEEGISIPFPQRELSGGVETVVPAEVRTADD from the coding sequence ATGAGCGGGGCCCTGTTCCAGACGACCGTCGGTCCCGCGCAGGCCTCGGACCCCTCCGTCCCCGTCGCGGAGTTCCTCGCGCAGTTCATGCCCGCGACCCTCGCCCAGCCGCTGGCCGCCGCGCTGACGTTCCTCGTCGTCCTGGTCGCGTTCTGGCTCGTCGGGCGGCTGTTCGTCATCCCGCTCGTCGACCGGATGCTCGACCGGCGCGGGCTCCAGCCTCACGCCCGTCGGCCGCTCCGGAAGCTGGTGACCGCGATCGTCATCTTCACCGGCATCTCGGTGGCGTTCGGCTTCGCCGGCTACGGCAACTTCCTCCAGTCGCTCGCGACCATCGCCGCCGCGGCGACGCTCGCGATCGGGCTCGCGTTACAGGACGTGATCAGGAACTTCGTCGCGGGCGTGTTCATCTACACCGACCGGCCGTTCCGCATCGGCGACTGGATCGAGTGGGGCGGCTCCAACTCGGGCATCGTCGAGGACATCTCCTTCCGCGTCACCCGCATCCGGACGTTCGACAACGAGCTACTTACCGTCCCGAACGCGGTGCTGACCTCCGACGTGATCAAGAACCCCGTCGCCAAGGAGACGCTCCGGCTGAAGGTCGACTTCGGAATCGGCTACGACGACGACATCGAGCGGGCGACCGAGATCATCGTCGAGGAGGCCGAGCACCACCCGGGCATCCTCGCCGACCCCGAGCCGTCGGTCCGGCTGAGCGAGCTCGCTGACTCGTTCGTCTCGCTGCGCTCGCGCGTCTGGATCGAGAACCCCTCGCGGGCCGACTTCGTGAAGACCCGCGCCGAGTACGTCAAGCGCGTGAAGGAACGCTTCGACGAGGAGGGCATCTCCATCCCGTTCCCGCAGCGGGAACTCTCGGGCGGCGTCGAGACGGTCGTGCCGGCCGAGGTGCGGACGGCCGACGACTGA
- a CDS encoding EamA family transporter: MSYLPWAVLALLSYSMVAPLMRVATSGANPVPSNVAALVANTVLVVATLGVIAVSGEGVVAHLDDPKIRYVLAAGACLAVGILAYYRSLSMGPVSIVAPVFAMFFVTSSVVGVLALEEPVTARKVAGVGFAIVAVVLVAGE, translated from the coding sequence ATGAGCTATCTCCCGTGGGCCGTTCTCGCGCTCCTGTCCTACTCGATGGTCGCGCCGCTGATGCGGGTCGCCACCAGCGGCGCGAACCCGGTCCCGAGCAACGTCGCCGCGCTCGTCGCCAACACCGTCCTCGTGGTCGCCACGCTGGGCGTCATCGCCGTAAGCGGCGAGGGCGTCGTGGCGCACCTGGACGACCCGAAGATCCGGTACGTGCTCGCGGCGGGCGCGTGTCTCGCGGTCGGCATCCTCGCCTACTACCGCTCGCTCTCGATGGGCCCCGTCTCCATCGTCGCGCCGGTGTTCGCCATGTTCTTCGTCACCTCCTCGGTCGTCGGAGTGCTCGCCCTGGAGGAGCCGGTCACCGCGCGGAAGGTCGCCGGCGTCGGCTTCGCGATCGTCGCGGTCGTGCTCGTCGCGGGCGAGTAA
- a CDS encoding YhbY family RNA-binding protein, with protein sequence MTDHDLRKRAHDLDVTVWVGKKGVASVADELADQLDDSELVKVKFLRAARGGSSTEELAVELADLADADIVETRGNTGVFTR encoded by the coding sequence ATGACCGACCACGACCTGCGGAAACGGGCCCACGACCTCGACGTCACGGTCTGGGTCGGCAAGAAGGGGGTGGCCTCCGTCGCCGACGAGCTCGCGGACCAGCTCGACGACAGCGAGCTCGTGAAGGTGAAGTTCCTGCGCGCCGCCCGCGGCGGGAGCAGCACCGAGGAGCTCGCCGTCGAACTCGCCGACCTGGCCGACGCGGATATCGTCGAGACGCGCGGGAACACGGGAGTGTTCACGCGATGA
- a CDS encoding RNA-binding protein produces MASVPFHYVDLRTFCYATEDEKRVEQALRTFLPDEFEVDRVVNEGHHGDRIVVRSARVENADDVRHVLSVLSELPDVDRVIDELDERVDDNNSLFLRLDKQAAFGGDVRLGPGLTLRAKVEAYPAKREKAVENAREALSTLAAESAGSDAADA; encoded by the coding sequence ATGGCGAGCGTCCCCTTCCACTACGTCGACCTCCGGACGTTCTGTTACGCGACGGAGGACGAGAAGCGCGTCGAGCAGGCGCTCCGGACGTTCCTCCCCGACGAGTTCGAGGTGGATCGCGTCGTGAACGAGGGCCACCACGGCGACCGCATCGTCGTCCGCTCCGCGCGCGTCGAGAACGCGGACGACGTGCGCCACGTCCTCTCGGTGCTCTCGGAACTCCCGGACGTCGACCGGGTCATCGACGAACTCGACGAGCGCGTCGACGACAACAACTCGCTGTTCCTCAGGCTGGACAAGCAGGCGGCCTTCGGCGGCGACGTCCGCCTCGGGCCGGGGCTGACGCTCCGCGCGAAAGTCGAGGCGTATCCGGCCAAGCGCGAGAAGGCGGTCGAGAACGCGCGGGAGGCGCTCTCGACGCTCGCGGCCGAGTCCGCGGGGTCGGACGCGGCCGACGCCTGA
- a CDS encoding ribonuclease P protein component 4: protein MQKIAEERIERLEALARDAVKAGEPDRAREYVRLARRLAERHRCGVPRSFERFTCERCDAFLVPGRNARVRLQEGSHVVVRCDCGETARYPYR from the coding sequence ATGCAGAAAATCGCCGAGGAGCGCATCGAACGGCTCGAAGCCCTCGCACGCGACGCCGTCAAAGCCGGCGAACCCGACCGCGCGCGGGAGTACGTCCGCCTCGCGCGGCGGCTCGCCGAGCGGCATCGCTGCGGCGTCCCCCGGTCGTTCGAGCGGTTCACCTGCGAGCGCTGTGACGCGTTCCTCGTCCCCGGGCGCAACGCCCGCGTCCGACTCCAGGAGGGCAGCCACGTCGTCGTCCGCTGTGACTGCGGCGAGACGGCCCGCTACCCGTACCGGTAG
- a CDS encoding acyl-CoA dehydrogenase — MDFGLTTEQTQIRDMVAEFVDEEIAPRAAEIDETDEFPADLVEEMAELGLMGMPFPEEYGGAGLDYHSYAIGLEEISRGSGGLGTVVAAHTSLAGNMLHEFGDEPQKDEYLTPLAEGTDVGAFALSEAEAGSDVPAMSTTAERDGDEYVVNGGKLWISNGSVADTVTLFAKTDPEAGNKGISSFVVRPEEDDGFIVEGTEHKLGDKGCPTAELRFDDMRLPADRLIGEEGRGFVHALKTLNGGRITIAARGVGIARAALDDARDYSGEREQFGGPISDFQAIQHKLADMDTKVQAAKLLMHRAADLKMRDEDYIKEAAQAKLYASEVSREVANEAIQIHGGYGYTKDFDVERYYRDAKLNEIYEGTSEVLRNTIAQQVLEE, encoded by the coding sequence ATGGACTTCGGCCTGACGACCGAACAGACCCAGATCCGCGACATGGTCGCGGAGTTCGTGGACGAGGAGATCGCCCCTCGAGCGGCCGAGATCGACGAGACCGACGAGTTCCCCGCCGACCTGGTCGAGGAGATGGCGGAGTTGGGACTGATGGGGATGCCGTTCCCGGAGGAGTACGGCGGCGCCGGCCTCGACTACCACAGCTACGCGATCGGGCTGGAGGAGATCTCCCGCGGCTCGGGCGGCCTGGGCACTGTCGTCGCGGCCCACACCTCCCTCGCGGGCAACATGCTCCACGAGTTCGGCGACGAGCCACAGAAGGACGAGTACCTCACGCCGCTGGCCGAGGGGACCGACGTCGGCGCGTTCGCGCTCTCGGAGGCCGAAGCCGGCTCCGACGTGCCCGCGATGTCGACCACCGCCGAGCGGGACGGCGACGAGTACGTGGTGAACGGCGGGAAGCTCTGGATCTCGAACGGCTCGGTCGCGGACACCGTGACGCTGTTCGCCAAGACCGACCCGGAGGCCGGGAACAAGGGCATCTCCTCGTTCGTCGTCCGTCCCGAGGAGGACGACGGGTTCATCGTCGAGGGCACCGAGCACAAGCTCGGCGACAAGGGCTGTCCGACCGCGGAGCTCCGATTCGACGACATGCGACTCCCCGCGGATCGGCTCATCGGCGAGGAGGGAAGGGGGTTCGTCCACGCGCTGAAGACGCTCAACGGCGGTCGCATCACCATCGCGGCCCGCGGCGTCGGCATCGCCCGCGCGGCCCTGGACGACGCCCGCGACTACAGCGGCGAGCGCGAGCAGTTCGGCGGCCCCATCTCGGACTTCCAGGCGATCCAGCACAAGCTCGCGGACATGGACACGAAAGTTCAGGCGGCGAAGCTGCTGATGCACAGGGCCGCCGACCTGAAGATGCGCGACGAGGACTACATCAAGGAGGCCGCGCAGGCGAAGCTGTACGCCAGCGAGGTGAGCCGCGAAGTCGCCAACGAGGCCATCCAGATCCACGGCGGTTACGGCTACACGAAGGACTTCGACGTCGAGCGCTACTACCGCGACGCGAAGCTAAACGAGATCTACGAGGGGACGAGCGAGGTGCTGCGCAACACCATCGCACAGCAGGTGTTAGAGGAGTAA
- a CDS encoding phytoene/squalene synthase family protein, whose protein sequence is MSDADRPTTTAPDADLGWCHDSVQGVSRTFALTVDVLEEPMSSYICLGYLLCRIADTVEDTDRIDPDEQSALLRTYDAALDPQDDTAAADFRAAVDEHLPPADGRSADWEVVAETERVFATFEELPADVRSAIVPPVRELVGGMAEFVDRYADEGGLRIGTRGELEEYCYYAAGTVGNLITNLLTRGDIAEERARRLHETAEEFGLLLQLVNIAKDVHDDFEEENNVYLPAEWLDSENVPQEDLTAHEHRDGTAAVVGRTTAFARTFLDDAESYLEHLPLVDGNTLDAWAIPFLLAVGTLRELGASPEKAVDGRGVKVSRQEVFAVVSAMSEHGRDSLPELRRAIAGQPFHRRPSAAD, encoded by the coding sequence ATGTCCGACGCAGACCGCCCGACCACTACCGCCCCCGACGCCGACCTCGGCTGGTGTCACGATTCCGTGCAGGGCGTCTCGCGAACTTTCGCGCTCACCGTGGACGTGCTCGAGGAGCCCATGTCCTCCTACATCTGTCTCGGCTATCTCCTCTGCCGGATCGCCGACACCGTCGAGGACACCGACCGCATCGACCCCGACGAACAGTCCGCCCTCCTCCGAACCTACGACGCGGCGCTCGACCCCCAGGACGACACCGCCGCCGCCGACTTCCGCGCGGCGGTGGACGAGCACCTGCCGCCGGCCGACGGGCGCTCGGCCGACTGGGAGGTCGTCGCCGAGACCGAGCGCGTGTTCGCCACGTTCGAGGAACTCCCGGCGGACGTCCGCAGCGCCATCGTCCCGCCGGTGCGCGAACTCGTCGGCGGGATGGCGGAGTTCGTCGACCGCTACGCCGACGAGGGCGGCCTCCGCATCGGCACGCGCGGCGAACTCGAGGAGTACTGCTACTACGCAGCCGGCACCGTGGGCAACCTCATCACGAACCTGCTCACCAGGGGCGACATCGCCGAGGAGCGCGCCCGCCGCCTCCACGAGACGGCCGAGGAGTTCGGCCTGCTGCTCCAGCTCGTCAACATCGCGAAGGACGTCCACGACGACTTCGAGGAGGAGAACAACGTCTACCTCCCCGCGGAGTGGCTCGACTCCGAGAACGTCCCCCAGGAGGACCTCACGGCCCACGAACACCGCGACGGCACCGCGGCGGTCGTCGGCCGGACGACGGCGTTCGCCCGGACGTTCCTCGACGACGCGGAGTCGTACCTCGAACACCTCCCGCTCGTCGACGGCAACACGCTCGACGCGTGGGCGATCCCGTTCCTGCTCGCGGTCGGCACGCTCCGCGAACTCGGCGCGTCGCCCGAGAAGGCGGTCGACGGCCGCGGCGTGAAGGTGAGCCGCCAGGAGGTGTTCGCGGTCGTGTCGGCGATGTCCGAGCACGGGCGCGACTCGCTGCCGGAACTGCGGCGGGCCATCGCGGGCCAGCCGTTCCACCGGCGACCGTCGGCGGCGGACTGA
- a CDS encoding AIR synthase family protein codes for MTERLGKADRTLFEGAIFPNLGADRDDVALGPAHGVDFGVLDVGGRALVTATDPISLLSELGYARAGRFALSFALGDVAVSGVAPSHIAPSFALPTSMTDGEFEELWTAMSDECAELGVSVLTGHTARYPGAALPWVGAMTVMGVGDHGDVIRPDGARPGDRLLVTRGPGIETAGVLSTLYPEAFDGLNEATLREAQACLDRTSVVRDALAAADAGREVTGGGGTGGDGTVGNGNTGGSSAADPVGVTAMHDATEGGLRGALCELADAAGVRIDVDSERTPENPAALAACETLGLDPWACTTSGTLLVAVRPDAVDSVLAALESRGTPVGVAGEIRRGEGVFLDGERVEAPAEDESWAAYEALSGESGRE; via the coding sequence ATGACCGAGCGACTCGGAAAGGCCGACCGCACGCTGTTCGAGGGGGCCATCTTCCCCAACCTGGGCGCGGACCGGGACGACGTCGCGCTCGGCCCGGCCCACGGCGTCGACTTCGGCGTCCTCGACGTCGGCGGGCGGGCGCTCGTAACCGCGACCGATCCCATCTCACTGCTTTCCGAACTCGGCTACGCGCGCGCCGGGCGCTTCGCGCTGTCGTTCGCGCTCGGGGACGTCGCCGTCTCCGGGGTCGCCCCCTCCCACATCGCCCCCTCGTTCGCGCTCCCGACGTCGATGACCGACGGGGAGTTCGAGGAGCTGTGGACCGCCATGAGCGACGAGTGTGCCGAACTCGGCGTTTCGGTGCTCACGGGCCACACCGCGCGGTACCCCGGCGCGGCGCTCCCGTGGGTCGGCGCGATGACCGTGATGGGCGTCGGCGACCACGGGGACGTGATCCGGCCCGACGGCGCGCGCCCGGGCGACAGGCTGCTCGTCACGCGGGGGCCGGGAATCGAGACGGCCGGGGTGCTCTCGACGCTGTACCCCGAGGCGTTCGACGGCCTGAACGAGGCGACGCTCCGCGAGGCGCAGGCGTGTCTCGACCGGACGAGCGTCGTCCGCGACGCGCTCGCCGCGGCCGACGCGGGACGCGAGGTGACCGGCGGTGGCGGGACTGGCGGTGACGGGACCGTCGGAAACGGGAACACTGGCGGCTCGTCCGCCGCCGACCCCGTCGGCGTCACCGCGATGCATGACGCGACGGAGGGCGGCCTGCGCGGCGCGCTCTGTGAACTCGCCGACGCTGCGGGCGTCCGCATCGACGTCGATTCCGAGCGGACGCCCGAGAACCCGGCCGCACTGGCTGCCTGCGAGACGCTCGGGCTGGACCCGTGGGCCTGTACGACCTCCGGGACGCTGCTGGTCGCCGTCCGGCCCGACGCAGTTGATTCAGTTCTCGCCGCGCTCGAGTCCCGGGGAACACCGGTCGGCGTCGCGGGCGAGATTCGACGGGGTGAGGGCGTGTTCCTGGACGGTGAGCGCGTGGAAGCGCCCGCGGAGGACGAGTCCTGGGCGGCATACGAGGCGCTCTCCGGGGAATCCGGGCGCGAGTGA
- a CDS encoding thioredoxin family protein, with amino-acid sequence MVLTESDSELARGDAAPAFDLPGVDGRTHSLEEFSGEDALLVVFTCNHCPYAQAKFDLLNDVAAEYDDCAVVGINPNDAEAYPEDSFEAMAEFVEDGRVAYDVYLRDETQEVARAYGAVCTPDPFLFRREADGDSDGGDSAAGADGRFELAYHGRLDDALNPDDEPEHVYIRDAIDAVLAGEPVPHDDLPSQGCSIKWLE; translated from the coding sequence ATGGTACTGACCGAATCCGACTCAGAACTCGCCCGCGGCGACGCGGCGCCGGCGTTCGACCTGCCGGGCGTCGACGGCCGAACGCACTCGCTCGAGGAGTTCTCGGGCGAGGACGCCCTGCTCGTCGTGTTCACCTGCAACCACTGTCCGTACGCGCAGGCGAAGTTCGACCTGCTGAACGACGTCGCCGCCGAGTACGACGACTGCGCGGTCGTCGGCATCAACCCGAACGACGCCGAGGCGTACCCGGAGGACTCCTTCGAGGCGATGGCGGAGTTCGTCGAGGACGGCCGGGTCGCCTACGACGTCTACCTCCGCGACGAGACGCAGGAAGTCGCCCGCGCGTACGGCGCGGTCTGCACGCCCGACCCGTTCCTGTTTCGGCGCGAGGCGGACGGCGACTCGGACGGAGGCGACTCCGCCGCCGGAGCCGACGGCCGGTTCGAACTCGCCTACCACGGCCGCCTCGACGACGCGCTCAACCCCGACGACGAGCCCGAGCACGTGTACATCCGCGACGCCATCGACGCCGTCCTCGCGGGGGAGCCGGTCCCCCACGACGACCTCCCCAGCCAGGGTTGTTCGATCAAGTGGCTGGAGTGA
- a CDS encoding glycosyltransferase — protein sequence MQTVAAFTDTYLPTVNGVTYTVQAWRKRWLDRGGRMDVVFPGAPDYDPEDGEYTTRSFGFPFYEGFRFGLPGVPDEVADADVVHAHTPFALGLSALYLACRIDAPLVASYHTPTSEYADYIANGRPADALEGVARRYERWYLNRARAVVVPSEPAREHLRDIGIDAPVSVVPNGVDTEFFSRVADDREFRERYGLPDGPLVGYTGRHGFEKDLTEIPAALARADTDATLVVGGDGPARGALEAAAADHGLDARFLGFLPREDLPAFYSALDAFLFPSPVETQGLVALEANACGTPVVGVNDGALADTVVDGRTGHHFAREDTADFAAAIERTLAATDSLSEACLDRREETSVEHAVDRLAEVYDDL from the coding sequence ATGCAGACGGTCGCCGCCTTCACCGACACGTACCTGCCCACGGTGAACGGCGTCACCTACACCGTCCAGGCCTGGCGGAAGCGCTGGCTCGACCGCGGCGGCCGAATGGACGTCGTGTTCCCCGGCGCGCCCGACTACGACCCCGAGGACGGCGAGTACACCACCCGGAGCTTCGGCTTCCCGTTCTACGAGGGGTTCCGCTTCGGCCTGCCGGGCGTGCCGGACGAGGTCGCCGACGCCGACGTCGTTCACGCCCACACGCCGTTCGCGCTCGGCCTCTCGGCGCTGTATCTCGCGTGCCGCATCGACGCGCCGCTGGTCGCCTCCTACCACACGCCGACCTCGGAGTACGCCGACTACATCGCCAACGGCCGGCCGGCCGACGCCCTCGAAGGCGTCGCGCGCCGGTACGAGCGCTGGTACCTGAACCGCGCACGGGCCGTCGTCGTTCCGAGCGAACCGGCGCGCGAGCACCTCCGCGACATCGGCATCGACGCGCCCGTGTCGGTCGTCCCGAACGGCGTCGACACCGAGTTCTTCAGCCGGGTGGCGGACGACCGCGAGTTCCGCGAGCGGTACGGCCTCCCGGACGGCCCGCTCGTCGGCTACACCGGCCGTCACGGGTTCGAGAAGGATCTGACCGAGATCCCGGCGGCGCTCGCGCGGGCCGACACCGACGCGACGTTAGTGGTCGGGGGCGACGGCCCGGCGCGCGGCGCGCTCGAGGCGGCCGCCGCCGACCACGGGCTCGACGCACGCTTCCTCGGGTTCCTCCCCCGCGAGGACCTGCCGGCGTTCTACTCCGCGCTCGACGCGTTCCTCTTCCCGTCGCCCGTCGAGACGCAGGGGCTCGTCGCGCTGGAGGCGAACGCCTGCGGGACGCCCGTCGTCGGCGTGAACGACGGCGCGCTCGCGGACACGGTCGTCGACGGCCGTACCGGCCACCACTTCGCCCGCGAGGACACGGCGGACTTCGCGGCCGCCATCGAGCGCACGCTCGCGGCGACGGACTCGCTCTCGGAGGCGTGTCTCGACAGGCGCGAGGAGACGAGCGTCGAACACGCGGTCGACCGGCTCGCCGAGGTGTACGACGACCTGTGA